tgaactggctactgcgatatattttcacaaaatgtccaatctttttgcaatgattgcactgagctacttttgccaaacatcctgtgtagcttgcaaggtgttgtggggatccacagtgaaaacatgcttttactgtattttgaatttgctgattcggtggtttttcattagttttcctcttgaaATTGTgcgtctgcagtggtagtgaacttttctgcaaaggaatcacagcctggactgtgcctcctgtatccatgctcattattttggcttcagctgtagctgactcaatctgaatAGCAaaggttattgctttttctagcgtaagttgtggttctagaagtaagcgttctcttacatgaagcatggttgttttctcaatgagctggtctctaatcatctcatccgccatattcccaaagttacaatcagactcctcagggaagcaatatactgcattatagtttcccctggtttctgttcacgctggcgaaatctgtagcgattagctactccattcacttttggtacaaaaaaatgctttaatgcagtgagtgcagtctcatatttatcatctgcaaggggaaaagtgtaaaatatacgctgcccttctgctccaaggcagtggattaacagagcacactttcttactgcagaaatctctgtagcactgattgcaagcagataagtctcaaacatatggatccaggtagtaaaaccAGTTGGAGGCTCACCTGGCCTTTGCAGAAAGGGTTCAGAGGCAGGAgatcgccaaaatgttgtatcaaccaggactttattttcaaagtggaaacctctttaccaagctgctgctgcactctctgtagctttctcccagcctctcaactcctcccccctccttcctgtttcctgtcctttcagactcccaacagccagtgctcccaattctaataattacaagcaacatctaaacaccacagcgTGGTACACTGGGACTATCTACACAGGATACACTATACTTTGCATCAACACAAGCATTCCCAGCGCATGTGTGCAGCACTGACACAAGCAACCACGTATGCACGCATATGAACAATATAACTTGGGCAGCTTGATGCCAACGTAACTTGCATCAGCCAAAGTTTGAAGTATAGACAAGACCAGAGAGTTTCACTTTGCTACCTCATTTCAAATATGATTAATGCCTAAATTCCATACCTTTCCCACAACATAAACGCCCCTTCTCAATTTCTTCATTTCTAATGAACCTTAGAGACATTACTGACATACAAAATACCATCCAGTATGGAAATATagctcaaaaagaaaaataaatttacaaaaattaaatgttagctattttatttacataattCTTCTTTTTACTATTTCCCAACTCTGCTTTAGTCCcagttatatttattttttctctgacTGATATCCTCTCAGCAGACTTTGACTGACTTCTCTGTAACAGTGGCAGCATGCAATATAGTTCATGAGGCAACCTAAGGTGGCTTGCCCCATACTGCTTTAAACAAACATTTACTGCTGGTCACAACTACCTCATCCTCACCTTCAATCGTTGTAGtatttgtcacagttcagggcaactgcacctatattcCCACTCTGTGAGCCAGGAAGGACACCCAacctcagctcctggctctcagctgTCATCTTTCTTGGGCAGAggcccatgtctctctccctcctgactggatttttccaggctgcacaattCCCTGCCTACAGTAGGTACAGATGTCCATTCCAATGGTACCTTGGCATCATAAACCAAACTAAAAATATAGATTACACCTGATACTACCTTAAACTGCCCCAACCTGCTAGCAAAATTAGTTGTCCACAgaatcatttggtttccaggtcctgtagaTCCTCCCTTTAGACTGGGGGGAGGAAGGCGGGCTCCTGCCCGCCCACTTCTCAGAACCCAATAGGTACAATGTGATAAAAGGCCAGTGTCTgctctttgctttctttccagAGGCTTTGAACAGCGTAATCCAATGAAGACTGTCCAGGATATGGCAGGAAATTCCTGTATCGATCTCACTCTCCTTATTTGCATGCTCATTGCCTTTTACAAGACAGCGCAGTGCGGTGCTATTTAGCTAGAGCTGATAAAAAAAGAAActtgaattttgatttttcttttcaaaaatcgTGTCCATTCCTGCCGGCTCTATATTTACCAAATAGTTCCGTgacattcccccccctccccccagcagatGTATTAAAGGTGACGCgcaactgctttttaaaaacggGGCTGTCCCTTTTGGGCTTCTGTGAGCAACGTGATGACCTGGAATGCCTGCTGTTTCGGGCTGCCCCCCCCATGTCTCCCCCTTTTGATACCGTCAGCGGCGGTAGGGGGAGGGCTCTTTCAAAACCATCACCCCCCGGGCCAGAGACGTCTCCTAGGAACGCGCTGAGCCCGCGGCCTCCCgggcacaagggaagggctgTGTGTAAGCGGCTGCTGCACACGGGAACTGACTCCAGGAGTCCTGCGATccaggcctgggccccagcactgagcccgCCGCGCGCGCCCTTCCTCCCAGTGACAGGAGCGGGCGGGGCGGGATCCCCCGCCTTGTGCGAAACTGCAGGATGCGGCTCTTGCCCCCTGGCCGTCCCCGGGGGGTGCACCAGGCCGGCCCGCCCCCGCGGCGCTTTGCCGGCCACTGAGCTGGCGCTGGGCAGCCGGCAGGGGGCCGCCATGAGGGCGGAGGCGCGGCGGGGACGCTCCGTGGGGCCCGCCGGGCCGGCAGGGGGCGGTGGCCTCCGTCAGAGCAGCTAGAGGCGCCTCCCCGCTGCCCCGGCCGGCGCGTCACACGGCGGGCGGCCTCTGCTGCCGGAGAAATTGTGGCCGCCCCATATTGGAATCCCCGCGGGCCGAGCGTTCCAGCCTCATTGTTCCCGCGTTCTAGCCCGCCCAGGAGGCGCGCGCCCCGCAGGTAGGTGCCCGAGACTCCCGGGGGCGGGGTTGGAACCAAGCGCCCCCTTGCGCGGCCCGGtcgcccccggcccttccccccgCTCTGCTGCGCGCGAGCGGCCtgtggccccggccccggcctgcGGGGGAGGCCCGAGAAGCCCCGACCTGGGCGGCGGCGGGACTCGGGCCGGCTCGCGCTGTGACTGCCGCGCCGGCGCCCAGCCCCTCCGCCCCGCGCTCCGGCAGCTAGGGCCGCTTGCCTGAGGCTTTCCCCGGGTGCGCGGGGCCCTGGCCTCCCGCCGCAGAGGCCGCTCAGGTGCTGCGCTGTGCCCCGCTGTCGAGTGCCCGGCCCCCGGGCTGCTGTGGGCAGCCGCAGCTAATGGCAGAACATGAAGCTGACTCGGCACCCAGGACTTCAGAGGGGCTTGCTCCGTGCCCGGGCTCTGTCGGGTGTGCCAGGCGTGGGTGTAGGGCGCCGAGACCGGAGTGGTCGCAGTAAATTAGCTTTGATGAGTTGATGAGCCAGCCAGTCTTGAAGTTGATCCTGTCAACCCTGTTTTAATGCTCTCTCTGCTGCAGAGTGTCTATACCTCATTCCTGTCATCCTAGGTTTAGTAAGTTTTATACGCTTAGTGTATATTTTATCTGTAGCTGAATTTCTTTTGACATTAAACTCAACTCACGGTGTTTAAAAGTAACTTTGGGCCGATCTGATTTAAAACCACCAAAAAGGACATGCAAAGTGAAGGCAGAAATTGATTTATTTGTCAAGCCATTTTTGTCTAGGTATTATAGTTCCTAACTTACATAACAGAAGCTCTTATATTCTACTAATTTCTGTTTAGCCGCTGTCATTCTAATACTatgctggaattggaaaaggttcagaaaagggcaacaaaaaggattaggggtatggaacaatttccgtatgaagagagattaataagactggaaattctcagcttggaaaagaaacgagtaaggggggatatgattgaggtctataaaatcacgactggtgtggagaaagtaaataaggaagtgttactccttctcataacacaagaactgggggttcaccaaataaaaattaataggtaggaggtttaaaatgaacaaaaagaagtatttcttcacacaatgcacagtcagcctgtgccagagcatgttgtgaaggccaagactataacagtgttaataaagaattagataagttcatggaggataggtccatcaatgtctgttagccaggatgggcagggatgcaagccatgttctgaagtgtccctagcctccgtttgccagaagctgggcatgggcAACACAgatggataacttgatgattccctctgaagcacatggcattggccactgttggaagacaggctactggggtagatggaccattggtctgactcagtatggctgtgcTTATGTTCACTCGTCTGTTGATTTGGTGTCATGGTAAAGTAGCAGAAATCAGGTGCAGTAGAGGACCAACAGCAAACAAGTTAACTCTTCCAAACATTAGATGAAACAAGTCTGTTCTTGGACTCCAAAAATTCAGTTATGTTTAAATTTtgccccctcaacacacacatgcagacacgtgagagagaaaaaatggagTTGTGCTTTTTTTAAGGTTAAAATTATGGATGAAAGTAAGTGTGTATAAAAGAAGTGCTGGCATAGCAGCATGTGATCCTATAGTTAGTCTCTTCTATTTTATACCATCAAACAGAATGAATTATTCCTTTGGTGAGTTAGcagatgtaaatatttttggttgttctggattttcttgtgttttaattttatttctgaaattgGTCAGAGAGGAATCTAGCAACATTCTTGCTTGCCATATAACTCTAACAAGAGTTAGcaaatactgttttaaaagaaCCTGTCTAAATTATACAGCAGTAAGTGCTGCTTAGATGGCTTGTAGAGTTACCATTTTTTCCTTTCAAGGACCACATGCTGCTGAATGGAAACAGGTGCTCATGTCAATTTACAGCGGTTAGGTGGTACATACTTGAATTAGAAAGCAGGGAGTGAAGTTGATCCTGACTGAAACAAAGCATAACTATTTGAGTGAACATAGACATTTCACAGTGAAGAATGAGTGACTTTTTCTCATCTAAATTAAATGGTTCTTATGTATAATAATTTActggtttatttttttacagcTTATAAATGaccatttttcatgttttttcgTGCGTACATGTTTTTTACTCTGCATTTACAGATAAGAGATACAGCAAAAGCAAATGCTGGTTTCTAACAGGAAATTTCAGTTCTGTAATGTAcctgttatctgattaaaatccaCACCTTTCCAGGCTGTACAGGCTCAGTCTAGTGTTTGTGGGGGAGTTTTTTAATGTTGAATTCTGTCTGTTGATACCCTTGGAGGGATTGCAGTTTTTGCATGCTGTTTGGGACTTGATTTTTCCCCTGCATATTACAGGCTTCTTCCCATGGGTTGAATCGTGCTTTCCTTAGATTAGTCATATATTAGTCTAAGGTTTGATCTCAATCTGTGACCTTCTGCTTGTGTTCGTTTTGTTGTTCGTTACCACCGTAGCATCTAGCAGccctagtcctggaccaggaccccattgttctgagtgctgtacagacacacaacaaaaagacagtccctgccatagAGAGCTTACAATCCCTTATGGTTTTAAAGTGACTCCATCAGCATTGCATCTACTCAAATTAAAGAAAAGTTAATGATAACTTTAGCAATAGTTGCTATGTATTTGTGTTATTGTACACAGTGATCTCCAATCAAGCAGAGGGCCTCATTATGctgggtgctttacaaacatacagtaaaatatggtctctcgctctctctgccagtttttgttgttttgtagtcacattttcctatttaacTCTCCCGTGTTGCTATGTTGGAGACCCTCTCATACAAAAGGGGGAAACGACTGATATTAGAGGGCAAAAAATGTCATTGTACACAAAAGGCTGAAAACCAACTGAAAGCTTTCTCTATCTCTTTCGCATTGTATTATGTTAGTCATTTCTTGTGACAATAGAAggcttaaaaaaatcaaatgtatttttttctttaaaatgaccATGTCCCTTTTTTAGAGACCTATGGCTTGCATCCTACTGACTAGAGACTTCCGGCGTTTGCTCTTTGGTGAAAAGTGGAGAGACCTATAAATAAGTCTCTTTGGGGCATGGGCCATCcttttgctttgtgtgtgtacttGGCCTAGGGGTCGTTGCCCTTGTCCATGAtgagggcttctaggtgctatgataatataAATAGTAATACATCTTTGATAGCTGTGACTAACTTTATATCTTCGTTTCATCCTTTGCAATGTCTAACGCATTAACAGCGTTTCATAAACTTTACTAACACACTTGCACCAGGATTGCATCAAATGTGCAATTGCTCAGACAGGCAAGGACCTGACACTGGCTTGTTTTTCATGTCTTCTCCTCCCGCCATATTTTGATCACTTTCTTTTGACATGCTGCCTTTCTTTGCTTCCAAGTAATGGCATCTTATACCTGCATCACTTGCCGTGTGGCTTTTAAGGATGCTGACATTCAGCGTGCCCACTACAAAACCGACTGGCATAGATATAATCTAAAACGGAAAGTTGCTGACATGCCACCTGTCACTGCCGAGAATTTCCAAGAGAGAGTCCTAGCTCAGAGAGCGGTGACAGAGGAACAGAACAAAGTCACTGCCACCTACTGCACAGCTTGCAGCAAGAGGTTCTCCACTTTGAATGCCTATGAGAATCATTTGAAGTCCAAGAAGCACCTAGAACTTGAAAAAAAAGCTGTCCAGGCTGTCAACAAGAAGGTAGAAACCTTAAATGAGAAGAACCTGGAAAAGGGGCTGGCCCAGGAGAGTCCAAACAAAGATGCAATGAATACAGCTATTCAGCAAGCCATCAGGCCCCAACCATCCTTGTCTCCAAAGAAGATACCATTGCTCCCAACTGATACAAGCAGCTCTCCACCTTCTGCTGGAGGTAATTTGTCACAGAGCAGAGAGCGACTGGAAAAACCTCCAAGGCTACAGTGGTTTGAACAGCAGGCAAGGAAGCTGGCAAAACAGGATGCAGAGGATGAGGAGCAAGATGAGGAGATGGAAGAAGGTAAGAAAACCAGCAAGGTGGTAAAATGGTGGCTCTGGGTAAGCAAACTTAGTGGTTGGTTTTGGGTAGAAGCCCCatgttgttgttgggtttgttttgttttttttttttaatttttttaaataaaatttctccAGGCAGGAAAACATTCTTAACGATTCTATGGGGGAGGCTTTTTTCTTATGAAACTTCACACAGCAGAGGTTCCCACCAAAAAATATTTGCCAtgaagagggaagaaagattCAAGTCTAGCAAGGTTTAGTGGCCAGTGAACTCattcatcacttttttttttctttttaaagataaactGAAAAGTTTTCTAGTTACTAAGAATAGAGGTCATGTGTTTTCTCTTATAACTACTGCTTCTATCATGTCCATCAAAAGCAGTGCAGGGACCTGCACTCCTTAGCTTAATACTCCACTCTGTTACAGCAGATTTATGTtgaagtaattccattgatgtcagtggggatCAGGTCCCCATGTGTTAGACGCATCATCAACTGTTGTTCGGTAAACCCATGTTTCTGTACTCTGTTTTGGAAGATACATAAAGAAGAAACAAACGTGAAACTATTTTGCATTAAGATATATTTAAGTTGTAACACTATGTCTCAGGAGGTTTCTAAGCGTTCATTTTACCTTTAACTTTTTGATCAGGACTATTTTCCAGTGCTGTTCGTTCAGAGTGTACGGTGAAAGGATTAGAGAGAGTAAGAAAGGAGTAGTCTCTCTCTgattatcctgggaccaacgcagCTACAGCAATACTGCAAACACAGGTCAAAGGATTGTCAGTTTGAGGCTTTTAAAGCTAGAAACCAATATCCGATACTAACGTTACCaggtcactggtttgaatccCATCTAGGTTGGTAATTAATAGTTACCATCTGAGAACTCTttagtggcctatgtgaaatgagtttacTGTCTTCGAGTTGCTAGTGGACATCACAAACAGCCTTCTCCCAGTTGGCACTGTTTTTGGCACTTACAGAAGATGAAAGTGTCACGGGAAATTATCTTGATTTCCCCCCCCATACTCTCACCCTTCCCAGTGAAATTTGAAGAATATTGGCAGAGCAATGTATGGGATCTTGCATGAGTATCAGAGGAGAAATAACCATGACTGGAAGAAGTACAAGGGACACAAAAACAATTGCATAGCTCCAGTTACTTTAAGAACTCTGCTTATAGATAACTTAGAATGTTTCTTTTGTCGTAAAGATGTACGTATGAAAAGAGTATGTTTGGTTTTATAACTTTCTACTCATGCTGCTAAGTCACTACAGGAAATCAAAATCCTCATGTTTGAGAGAATTGTGTTGCGTTTTACCAGTTATGCTTTGTTTTAATGCTGCATGGTACAATAATAATGTTGCTCCTAAACAGCAAAAGGATTTTCATACTAGAGACGATTGTAACTAAATTCTTAGATCTGGTGATCCTTTCATGAGCAGTTTTGAATTTTACCTTAAGCTTCCATCATTTCTTTGTAAGTTAATTTTGACAGTGGTATGAGCTCACCACTTGATTGATTTAAATGTCTGTATAGTAATTAGAACACACAGCGTTTTATATCCGTTTATAATTATTATTGGTGTTGTCAGCATATTCTGTACTAGAGCATACAGATTACGCTTGTTTGCCTGAAAAAAAGATGATGTAAATAAACCTAATGTTTTAACTTGCACTGAAAGGCTGGGAGGATGTGGATTCTGATGAAGTTGGAGAGTCTGAAGATGAGCAGATGGACAGTGCAGTGGATGAAGATGAGAAACAGATTGCTGCTGGTGCAGTACCACTCACAGACTGCTTGTTTTGTCCTCACCATTCAAGCTCTCTCATGAAAAACATGGCCCACATGACAAAAGCCCATAGTTTCTTTATTCCAGATATAGAATACCTTGTGGATCTCAGGGGACTGATTAAGTACTTGGGTAAGCAtgactcttcttcccctccccccactccaacaAGGTTAAATACCCTGTTCTATTGCAATAAACAGATTTGAGCTATGGCTTCAGTGTCACATGGTATTCATGACTTTCATTCAGTCACATGTATGACTTAATTCTAGTAGATATAGGAATAACCATATTGTATCAGGCCTCAGGTCTGTTTAGTTCAATGtactgtctctgacagtgaccagtaccagatgcttcaggggaaggtaTAAGAACCCTGCACTGGACAGCTTTTGGTTATTCTGCCCCCATATTAGGTCTTAACCTGATCTCTAATAGTATTGGTTTAAACAGCATGAGGTTTATGCAAAAAACCTCAAGTTCTAAAATATTTACACTGGGTGTGCCTATTACTTGGACGCATAGCTCTCCTAGTGAATGATGATGCAAATATTTGCCAAAGTACTATAACAGTTATGAGAAACCAGCTCCACTGCAAATGGAATGTTTCCTATAACCAAACTAGATTCATATTAAATTTATCTATCCTCGCTAAAGCTCTTCCACAGCAACTGACTTCTTGGAATGAGCAAGaaaatgcacaaaacaaaaccttttttatAGCATCTCACAGAGAGTTTTTGCCCAGTGTGTGTGATGCCCTCTGTTGTGTCATTTGAATTATTCTTTAAACACATGGACTTCGTCCGTGAGGAGGCAGAGTGTGGTTAGAGTACAGGGGGACCAGGGCCCTAATTCAGTTTCTGGCAGTGACT
The window above is part of the Chelonia mydas isolate rCheMyd1 chromosome 2, rCheMyd1.pri.v2, whole genome shotgun sequence genome. Proteins encoded here:
- the ZNF622 gene encoding zinc finger protein 622, translating into MASYTCITCRVAFKDADIQRAHYKTDWHRYNLKRKVADMPPVTAENFQERVLAQRAVTEEQNKVTATYCTACSKRFSTLNAYENHLKSKKHLELEKKAVQAVNKKVETLNEKNLEKGLAQESPNKDAMNTAIQQAIRPQPSLSPKKIPLLPTDTSSSPPSAGGNLSQSRERLEKPPRLQWFEQQARKLAKQDAEDEEQDEEMEEGWEDVDSDEVGESEDEQMDSAVDEDEKQIAAGAVPLTDCLFCPHHSSSLMKNMAHMTKAHSFFIPDIEYLVDLRGLIKYLGEKVGVGKICLWCNEKGKSFYSTEAVQGHMNDKSHCKLFTDGDAALEFADFYDFRSSYPDHEEGEDVVMSGELPAGKNLEYDDESMELILPSGARVGHRSLMRYYKQRFGLSRAVAVAKNKKAVGRVLQQYKALGWTSSTGAALAHERDMQYLQRMKSKWMLKTGMSNNATKQMHFRMQVIF